TTGCGCACTTCTGTACGGAAGCATATTTGGAAAATTGTATTCAGGAATTAAATACAAGAATTCTATTGATAAGAAAATCTTTTACGCCCTTTACCTTTATTGTCTTGTATTTCAGTTTTTTGGAGATTGGTTCTTAGGATTTTTCAGTGTAACTTTGCAAACTTTATTCTGGCTTTTTGTTCTTACAAAAAAATTCAAAAGCTATGCCTTGAGGTACAGATATGATTGATATTCTTTTGGCAACATACAATGGAAAAAAGTATATAGATACTCAAATTTCAAGCATTGTGAATCAAACTTATTCAGACTGGAAGCTTTATATTCACGATGATGGAAGTTCCGATTCAACACTTGAAAAAGTAAAACTATGGACGCTCCGCGATTCCCGGATTGTTTTTATTGAAGATGGAATAGCTTTTCATAATCCCGGTATGCATTTTATGCATCTTTTAAAGTTTTCAAAATCTGAATTGATTTGTTTTTGCGATCAAGATGATTTATGGCTGGAATATAAACTCCAGAGAATGTTTGATTCGTTTGATAGGCAGACAAAAAATCCATGCTTGCTTGTTTCAAATTGTTATTTATGGAATACAGAAAATAAAACTATTTTTCCAAAAATGAATTTTAATCAGGCATATTCTCTTGAAGAATTTTTATTCTTAAATGGTGGTCTTCAAGGATGCGCAATGATGTTTAATGCAACTTTAAGAAATATTGCTCTTTCTAAAAATATTAAAAATCTTTATATGCATGATTATCTGATTTCTTTGGTTGCTTTTACATTCGGAAAAGTTAAGTATTTAGACGAGAATTTGTTTTTATATCGGCAGTATGAAAACAATGTTTCAGTTCATATTGAAATTAACAAAAATCAATACAGAAAGCGAATATTAAAAAATCATAACATTCCTGTTGTTTTTGCTCCGGCATATAAAAATATTATGTCATTTTATCAAGTCTTTAAAAATGATATGGACGAGTCCAAGAAAAATGTTTTTAAGCGGTATTTGGAATTAAAGGATAAAAATTCAATAGCACGTTTTTTTAAAGTATTTTTTTCAAAATTTTCATTAGGAAAAAATGGTCATAAAAAACTAGTTCTAAAAATGATGATTAGAAAATTTTGGAGGGAATCATGAACAATAAAATAGAAGTCTCTGTGGTTATTCCTGTTTACAATGCAGAAACAACTATCTGCGAATGCGTTGATTCTGTTGTGGATGAACTTGTTGCGAACTGTCTGTCTTATGAAGTTATTTTGGTGGATGACGGAAGCACAGACAGCTCTCTTACATTGTGCAGAAAATATTCTGAATCAAATCCATGCGTAAAGGTGATTGCACAGAAAAATTCAGGTCCTTCTGTTGCAAGAAACACAGGAATAAAAAATGCGTGCGGTGAATTCATTGCTTTAAATGATGCCGATGACAAATGGCTTTCTGGAAAAATGAAGGTACAGATAGAAGAACTGCGTAAAAATACTGAAGTTGATTTAGTTTGTGCAAAATACGGCTCCGGTCGGCGGGCTGGAAAAAGAACAGAGATAACATATAAAAAAGAGATTTTTCATAATTTTTTCAGCCCGCAGACAAGTGCCTTCCGCTTGTCGGCTCTTGTCTGCGGCGATGTTAAGTTTTGTGAAAATAAAAAATATTCCGAAGATATGCGGTTTTTGTTGGATTTTATGCAGTACGGAAAATGTGTGTATCTCCCTTTTTTAGCGACAGTTCCTGTTTTTTCTAAATGTGTTTTTGGAGAGGCTGGACTTTCTTCTCATATATGGAAAATGGAAGTTGGAGAACTCAAAAACATCTTGTTTGCAAAAAAGATTCATAAAATAAACATTTTTGTTATGTTGATTGCGCTGCTGTGGTCATTATTAAAATTTTTTAGAAGAGCCGCAATTTCAGTTTTTATAAAAATCCGAAAAATTTTTAGGAGAAAATAAAATGAGTGAAAATACTAAGAAAAAAGTTCTCTTTCTTTCAAACACCGCCAATTTCTCAAAGTTTAATCTGCCTTATATGCGCTGGTTCATGGATCAGGGCTGGCAGGTTGACTATGCTTCGGCAGGCGAGGAGAAGGTTAAGGACTGCGACAACCAGTACACAATAAGCATCGCGCGCTCTCCGTTTTCTTTTAAGAATTTTAAGGCGTACAGGCAGCTTAAAAAGATTTTGGCGGAAAATCATTATGACATTCTGCACTGCCACACACCTATGGGCGGAGTTCTCGGACGGCTTGCGGCTAAAAAACTCTGGAAGCAGCACAAAATCAAGGTGATTTATACTGCGCACGGATTCCATTTTTACAAAGGCGCGCCAATCTTGAACTGGCTTCTGTATTATCCGATGGAAAAATGGCTTTCGCACTGCACGGATGTGATTGTAACAATAAACGAGGAAGACTATGAACGGGCAAAAAAATCATTCTGAGATTTTCAAGATTGACGGCGTTGGAGTGAACCTTTCAAGATTTCACCCTTGCACTTTTGATGAAAAAAATACGTTGAGGGCGGAACTTGGATATTCTGAAAAAGACTTTATCATAACGGTTGTCGCGGAGCTCAACAAAAACAAGAATCAGATTATGCTTGTAAAGTCTGTTCCAGAGCTTGCAAAAATTATTCCGAATCTGAAAATTCTCCTGATTGGAAAAGAGACTCTTCCGATTGTGCGCGAATTTGTCCAGAAAGAAAATCTTGAAGAATACGTGAAATTCTTGGGCTACAGGCGCGATGTCGAAAAGCTCACGATGATGAGCGATGTGGCGTTTTCCGCAAGCCTGCGTGAAGGGCTTCCTGTGAACATAATCGAGGCGATGGCGTGCGGACTTCCTGTTGTTGTGAGCGACAACCGCGGACATCGCTCACTTATAGAAGACAAGGAAACCGGCTTTATCTTCAGCCCGAAATCCGAAAAAGAAATGACAGACGCGATTATCCTTCTATATAAAAATCCTTCGTTGCGAGAGGAAATGGGCAGGCGGAATATTGACGAGGCGAAAAAATATTCAGTTGACATTGCGGTAAAGATGATGGCAGGAATATACAGTGAAGTCATTTCTGAAAATGTCGGGGGGGGGGATAACTGTAGAGTAGTTTTTCAGTTCACTTTGCCTTCATTCACAAATATGGAGGCTGCGTGATGAAAAAACATGCTCAGATTTTCATGCTGGACGGAGTTGGAATAAACCTTGAAAAATTCAAGCCGTTTTCTTCTGAAGAAAAACTCGCGCTCCGCTCAAAATACAAATACGATTCATGCGATTTCATAATCCTTTACATTGCAGAGTTCATTCCGCGAAAAGACCACGAGTTTTTCATAAAAAACATTCCAGAGCTAAAAAAGCAGATTCCGAATTTAAAAATCATAATGCCTGGCCGCGGCGTTCAGCTAAAGGAAATGAAAATTCTTGCCGTGAATCTTGAGGTTGACGACATCATCTGGTTTCCCGGCTACAGAAAAGACATAAATCTGCTGTGCGCGCTTTCCGACCTTTACGTTACGACAAGCAGGCAGGAGGGGCTTCCAGTCAGCGTGATTGAGGCGATGGCGAGCGGGCTTCCGGTTGTGGCAAGCAATATCCGAGGCCAGACTGATGCTGTTTTGCCCGGACGAAACGGAGAACTTTATCAGCTGGACAACAGCGCAGACTTTGTGGAAAAAATCCTGAAACTCTACAAAAATCCCGGGCTTATGGCAGAAATGCGGAAGAATAATATAGAAGATTCTAGAAAATATTCGGTTGACATCGCAGTGAAGAAGATGGCGGAGATTTACGGGGAATGTGTGAAAGAATAAAGATTGAGTTTTTAATTTGGCTATAAATTTTATCTTGAGTTAGAAATAATTATTTGTGTTTTGATTTGGAATATTTTGTTTTAAATTATAAAAATATTTCTATAGAACTAAATGGAAAATTGTATAATGACTATTACACTTGAATAAAAGTATGATAACAGTTCTTTATAATTGTCGTTCAATGGCAGCTCAAAAATCAAATAAAAATGATGTTATTGCTAGAATCATTTTGACTCAGTTAGTAAGAGAATTTTTTAATGACTAAATGATTTGATTCAAAATTTCTCAGACAGGTTTTGTTTTTCCTGTGAACTGGAAGAAAGTTTTTAAGTATAAAGTTTAGTATTATTTTGTAAATTTTCCTTTCTTTTTATTTTTTAATAAGTATATTGTCAATAGGAAGTTCTGTGTATTTTTAACAGATTTTTGAAGGTTTTGTAGATTCAATTTTTATTTTTGATTTTCTGTTGTCCATCGTATATTTAACCTTTAGATTTGAATAACAGTCTTTCTAATTTTTATTTTAAAATTAAAAATTACTAATATAAAAATTTTATTATAGAAATGTTTTACAAAAATAATGAAAATTTTGATGTGTTATAAATATAGGGTATATGAAACTTCAAGATAAAATTCTGTTTTGTGTCGTCAAAAAATTGTGTTATAATTCAGTAGAAAATTATAAATGGAGTTTATTATGGACTATTTTACAAAGAAAATTGATCAGAAAATTGCTTTAGCAAAAAATTTAGAAAATTATTCAGAATTGAAAATTTTATTGCAAGTTAAAATAGAGTATGCACTGCTGTTCATGCTTTCTTTATTAAGAAATAGAAATTTTGGTAGCTTAAAAATAGAAGAACAAGAATATATTAATAGACTATTGGTAAAACCAAGTGTTGGAGATTTAGCCCAAGTTATTACTAAATTAAATATTTCTAATGACAAAAATACAAAAAAAATTGTAAATGCAATATCGAAATATCCTGAGTTGCGAAATGTAAGTATTGGACATGGATTTACATTTGAAGATGGAAATCAAAATTTCATAAAAAAATTTGAGGATTTAAGCTCTGTTATTTATGATGGAGTTATCATGTCTTCTGATTATGATTATATCTTTGTGCTTGATAAAAAGGATAGTTTTTATTTAGGAATTAATTTTTCTTATAATGATGGTATGATTTCATGGAAATGTCCTGTTTCTAATTTTTCTTTTCAAAAAGAATCAACTTATATTCTTGCTTCTGATAATAATTATTTTTTTACTATGCCTTATATTTGGATTAATAATAATGAAGAATTGTACCTTTATTCCAAGATAGTTGATCCTTTATTAGGCAGAATTTTATATAATCAAATTTTTACTACGAGGCAGATAACTAAAGATTGGGATTCTTTGGAAGATATTTCTTTAATTACAGATGATATTGGAAGAAAAATTTGTGTGAATAAGACAATTGTCAATGATTTTAAGAGAAATTATACAAAATATTTTGAGGTTGGAATAAAAGATAAGATAAAAGAATTTTTAGAAAAAGATAAATCTACAGTCTCTTGTACAATATGGGGACATGGTGGAGTCGGAAAAACTGCGGTTATACAATCAATTATTGAAGAATATGAAAATTCTGAAAGAAAAATTTTCGATTATATTGTTTTTTTAAGTGCAAAAGATCGTTTGTATAATTATAAAAATGGAAAAATTGAAGAAATAAGAGAGCGGATAGATTCTTTTTCAGATATAATTTTTAAAATAAATGAAGTAATTGGCAGTGATTTAAATACTATTGATAGTATTGTTTCAATAAATGGGAAAATATTGATTGTGATTGATGATTTGGAAACGTTTAACAAATCCGAAGTCGAAAAAATTCAATGTTTTATAAAAAAACTTGATATAAATAAGCATAAGGTTGTTTTAACTACAAGAACTAATTTAATTATTGGACAAGAGATAAAAACTAACGAGTTGAATATTTCAGAAACACAAGTATTCTTATCTAATATTTTTACACATGATATAAAAGATACATCTATGTTAACATCAATTCAAAAGGATAAGATATTTCTTGAGAGAATTCAAAAATTAACTTCCTGACGACCGATTTTTATTTATCAATTAGCATATATTTTCTTGCAGAGAGGGATATCAAATGCATTGAAATTTGATATAAAAGCCTCTGATACCGCTGTTGATTTTTTGTATGGTAGAATTTATGACTATTTGTCTATTCTTGGAAAAAAGATATTTATTGCAATTGGACAACTTATCCAAACTGATGATAGAACAGGTTCTTTAAATATAATAAAGTATGCTTTGGATATGGAGAAAGATGAAGATTCTTTTTCAGAAGGACTGAATGAATTAATAAAACTGAAAGTAATTGAACTTACGACTGATGGAATATATAGAGTGTATTCTAATGAAATATTGAAGATTATGAAAAAATATTATTCAGAAAGGGGAAATGATTTTCCGACAGAGATTTTTGAAAAACATTTAGAACAGTTAAGAAAATCATCTTCAAATGATGTTGAAAAAATGTTGTTGGAAAATGCAAATAATGCGAGATTTACTCAATCTAAAAAAGATGTGATAAATAATTATGAAAACATTTTGTCAAGAGATTCTGCGCCAATGGAAATAAAATTAGAGGCATTGATTCAATATACGTCATATTTATATAATGAGTTAGCTGATTATGAAGCGACTCTGAAATTGATGAATTCAAATTATTCATTATTTAAAAATCAACCTGAATATATACAATTTTATTCAAGCATTTTATGGGCTTCTAAGTTAAAAGAGCAAGCCATAAAAGTATTGGAAAAGTATGTTGATGGAAAGGAGATAAAATCGAATATAGATATAGAAATTTTTTGTTCATTAGCAATAAAAAAATCAATTTATATAATTGATGTTAGAGAGGAACTCAAAAATTCATATGGGTATGATGGTTCTTTTAAGTTAAAACAACAAAAAAAGAGTTTTTTTGATTATTTAGAGCGCATAGGAAGACCTTTAATTCAATATCTATATATAACAGATATCGAAAATATAGATGATAAATTAAAACAAAATTTATTTACAGCAATTTATCATTCTATAGATGTGTTTTGTAGAGTTTCAAAATTAATTGAAATACTTGGTCATAAAAATATGATTCTTTCTAAATTTAAAAGTAATAAAGAGTATTATAATAAACTGGATTGTAAATTTTTTAATATTGAAAGATATAAAAGAAATGAAAGTTGCGGAAAAAACTTGTGATACAAAACTGCGACTGCTTTGCAATTAACTTTTTTGTGTTGACAACTCAATAAAAATGTCTTAATTTGTAATTAAGAGGTATGTTATGGCAACGCTTCAATTACGCGTAGATGATTCCTTAAAGGCAAAAGCTGACGCTCTTTTTTCATCGTTGGGGCTGGATACTTCAACGGCAGTCCGCATTTTTCTTGCTTCCTCAATAGAAAACAACGGACTTCCTTTTGCTGTAAGGCACAAGGCTAATCCGCTTTCATTGGAAACGGCGATTTCTGACAGCAGAAATCGTACAAATCTGCACGGACCTTTTAAAACTGCCCAAGAGGCGGTTGCGTCTATGCTGGAGGATTGATTTGTACGAAATTGTCTATACAAATCGAATGAAACATGATGCCAAACTGATGAAGAAAAGAGGCAAGAAGTTACAAAAACTTGTTGAAGTTTTGAACATTCTTGCTTCTGGAGATCCGTTGCCGCAAAAATATAAAGACCATCAGCTGACTGGAAGTCTGAATGATTTTCGAGAGTGCCATATAAAACCTGACTGGCTTTTGATGTATCAGATTTTTGAAAATCAGCTTATTCTTTCTTCGACAGCAACAGGTTCTCACTCTGATTTGTTTGGAAAATAGAAAAAATCATTTTGCAGAAACTCGGAAAAGATTTTGATTTTTTTGAATACGAGAAATTTGACTTTGATAAATCCATATTAAAAGAAAGTGAAAAAGAGTAGAATAGGGCTATGTATTTGTAAAAACAAAAAATCATAGTTGCTACTATTTTATTTAGGCGGGGAAATAAATATTGTCATTGGAAAAAGAAATTCTTGATGAAACCAAAAAAGATAAAATTTTAGAGATAACAAAAAGCTCTATAACAACAGCCTGTAGCTTTATTCCTTTTATAGGAACTGGTATAGCGGAAGTAATAAATTATTTCATTCCTGATAACAGATGGGAACGTGTTCTTAATTTTATAAAAGAATTATCAGATTGTGTTGTTAGTCAAAAAAAGCAAATAACGGAGTTGCAGCAATGGCTGGAAAAAATAAAGACAGATAAAAAATCCTCTTTGTTGTTTGAAAATGCAATATTTTATTCAATGCAGACAGAATCGGAAATAAAACATCACTGCTATGCTTTTTATGTTTTTAATGCCATCGAAAATTCCAGCATTTCTGACATTCAAAAAGAGCATGTCCTGCGAACTATATCGCTTTTAAATGAAACGGAAATTCTTCTGCTGATATATTTAGAGCATATTGCTTTTGAAGAGTCTGATTTTCATAAAAAATACGCAGATTACATTGACAGACATTCTGCTTGTGGCGATGAAGATGATAAAATTTTTAACGCAATGCAAGATTCTTACTTAAATAATTTGGTTGTTTATGGAATTGCAGCTGCAAAAAATGATCCTAAAAGAGGACTTTCTAGTTTTTATTTGTTGCCTTTTGGTCATATTGTGTATGATGCAGTTTTTGATGAAGAGTATTTTAAATAGAATTTAAAGTTTAGAAGAATATAAGTATAAGGAATTTTAAAATTCTTTATTTTGATTTGTGATATAATAAAATAGTTTTAATATTAAAGATGAATTTGAATCATGATATCTTTCATTAAAAAAAAAGCATTTTGTGAATGATATAATTTAAATAGGAGTAAAACAAAATGAGTTATTCTGCAGAACAAAAAACAATACGTGATTTGTTTAATTCTCAACTTTATAGAATTCCTAGAAATCAGAGACAATATGTTTGGAATGAAGATAATTGGGAAGACTTGTATCTTGATGTTGAATATGCGACAAATAATAAATTAAATCATTTTATTGGTAGTATAGTTTTATTAAAAGACAAAGAGAAAATAGCTGGATTACCTCAATTTACAGTTATTGATGGACAACAGCGTATTTGTACATTGTCAATATTTTTATCTGCAATAATGTTTTCAATGAAAAAATATTTATTGGAAAATGATTATTTTGGAACAGAAAAATACCTATATGCAACAGATGATAAAAATGAATTACATAATATATTTTCTTCGTCATATCACATTGGTTTGGAAAAAATATTATCAGGATTGAAAGATTTACCTTTTAGTAAAGGTAATCAAATTCTTCCTTTTATAAATACTAATGTAATTGATAAAAAACGAGATAAATGCATTATAGATGCTTTTAATTTTTTCTGTAAAAAAATTGATAATTTTATAGAGATACATGAAAATAATCCAGAATCAATTACTCTCTTAAGAGATTCAATAATTAATATTGAGTATGTAAGAATAGAAGCAACAACAGAAGAAGATTCTTATACAATTTTTGAAATTTTAAATGCTCGTGGACAGAATCTCGCTGATCATGAGTTATTGAAAAATTATGTAATGCGTTATATACAACCAAAAGAAAAGGTTGATTCTGTAAAACAAGATTGGGAATCAATGGAGAAAAATCTTGGGCAAGGAATCAATAAATATTTGCTTCACTATTTAATTCATAAATATAAAATTGATGATAAAGATAGAAGAGATTCATATAAAGCAATTAAGAAGTTTGTAAAAGTTAAAGAAATTGATAAGTTTTATAAAGATTTTATATTAAAAGCTGTATACTATTTAAAAATATATTCTCCAATTTTAAATGATAGTGAAGGAAATGCGATATGTTCAAAACTGGAATTTGATATATTTCAGTTTTTTCGAGCCAAAAAACAAGAACAGTTTAGACCTGTTATTTTGAGTCTAATGCATCAAAAAGATTTAGGAAATTTATCAAATAGTGATTATGAGAAATCCCTTTGTTTTATAAAAAAATTCTTTATTTGTTATACATTAATAGGAAAAGAAAAGTCTAATACAATTACATCTTTGGTGGCTAATTATGCATATAGATTAGAAACAGAATACTCATTAGAAGTATTAAATGAATTTTATGAAAGTTTTAAACAGAGAATTCCTAACAAAGAATGGTTTAAAAAGGTTTTTTCTGCTATTGGGTATTCGAATCATTTTAAATTCTACATGGACAAAAAAGAAATAGAAAAAACAAAACTTGTGTTGGAAATATATGAAAAATATTTAGGAAATAAAAATATTGAAGCGTTTACAATAGAACATATTTTGCCAGATGCTGAATGTGAGGAAAATGCAAATATTGGTAATCTTTTGCCATTAGAATATAAATTGAATGAAAAATGTGGTATTTTACCATTAAAAGATAAGATTAATTTCTATAAACAGTCAGAGTTTAAAAGTGTTAGAAAATTTGTGGAAAGATATGAAAATGAACCAGAAAAATTTTCTATAGAAAAAAGGAGAGAATTTTTGTCAGAGGATTTTTATAAAATGATTTCAGAATAAAAAGCAATTTTTTGAAATAGGAGAAATTATGACTTTTGTACAACTAGAAGATGAATTAAAAAGAATATTTAATAAAGCTATACAAGCTGGAAAAACTGAATTGATTTTTATATCAATAAAATAAAACCTGACTACGGGCATTGTTTGCCAATGTGCTGTGATGAAGTTTTATATCATACAAAATCTTAGCAGAGTTCAACTCTAAAAATTAAGTACAACTTGCCGAGGTAAAAAATAAAAATAAGGTAAAAAGTTTAAGGATTTTTATGTTTTTATCTTAATTTCTTGATTCTTTTTTATTTATAATGCTCTCTGCACGAAACTATGTAAATAGTATTTTCTGTGACTTTATAGACAAGCCTATGTTCATCATTGATTCTTCTAGACCAATAGCCGGAAAGTTCGTGTTTCAATGGTTCTGGCTTTCCAATTCCTTCAAATGGATTTCTAGAAATATCTTTTATGAGTTCTTTTATTCTCTTAAAAAGTTTTTTATCTGTTTCTTCCCATTTATTGTAGTCGTCATAAGCGGTTTTATAAAAAGCAACTATTTCAATCATAAAGTCTCTAGTTTTACTTTTGTTACATCGCCTTTTTCAATTGCCGCGATTCCATCCAGAAGCATCTGCTTGTTTACAGGATTGCTCAAAAGATATTCCGTCTCATCCTGCTCGTCTGTTTTGTTGTCGCTTACGGTGATATTCAGTGTTTTTCCGGAAAACATCTTCTTCAAGCCTTTCAAGAAATCCATATTCAGCTCGTCTTTTCTGAGTGTAAATGTGCTCTGCATAGTTACCTCCGTTCTTTTTTATAAATATACTGGAATTTTTCAGAATTTTCTATTGTCACTTCTTTTCATTCTTATCTTTTTCCATAATTTCCATCATTTCTTTTGGGGTAATAACGAACGGTTTTATCGGAAAGTCCTTGATATTGCCGGTTATAAGAAAAGTGTCAGCAGTTTGGCGAGAATCCATTGTAACTTCATAAAAAATCACATCTTTTGGGTCGGATGGTTTTTCTTCTGTTTGAATGCCCGAAAGTTCAATGCCGTTGTCAAGAATCATTTTGATTACTTTATGAACGTTTTTTGGCGAAAACTTATTTTTAAACTTTCCTCTGGAAAGAACTTCAGAATATTCAGCAATAATTTCATTGCTAAAAACCGGGATTATGGTTTTATCAAAAATCTTAAAAACAGTTTTGACTGTTGCAGAATCTTCATTTTTAGAAAGCAGAGCAGAGACAATAACATTTGTATCAATGACAGCATAATATTTCATATTTTATTTTCCATCTCTGTATGCGCGGATTTCTGCGTTGATTTCATCAAGAGCCATTTCTTGAAGTCCGTTTTTCTTTGCTTCTTTTCTAAGCTGCATAAAAGCTTTTTTTCCCTCTTTTAGGGAAACTTTTCTTTCCATTCTCATGCTGAATGGAATGCCTCTTTCTTCAACGGATTTTTTAAGGAATATCCTGAATGCGGTTGGCAAATCAAGTCCGAGCTGTTCGAAAATGCTTGTAGCCTCGTTCTTCAAATCTTCATCTACTCTAATCTGTACCAATGTGCTTGCCATAATGCGCCTCCAAAAACAATAAAAAATTGTACCTATAATTTGAATATATGTGAATGTAATGTGTTTGTCAATAAAAAATAAAAAAGGAGCAGTTTATGCCTGAATCAAATATTTCATCAAAAAATCCTAAAAAACTTCGTGTTGCTGTTATCGGCACGGTTGGCGTTCCTGCCTGCTATGGCGGCTTTGAGTCTCTTGTAGACAACCTGCTGGATTTTACGCCCCCTAACGTTGAATACACGGTTTTCTGTTCTGGTAGGAAATATGAAAAACGTTTGGAGTCGTACAAGGACGCAAAACTTGTTTATCTTGAAATGGACGCGAACGGAAAGGACAGCATTTTTTATGATTTTAAGTCGATGAAACTTTCGGTTGCGGCTAAAGCTGACATAATGCTGGTTCTTGGTGTTTCCGGCTGCATTTTTCTTCCATATATAAGGCGGATTTTCAAGGGAAAAATCATAACAAATATTGACGGGCTTGAATGGCGGCGCGACAAATGGAAGTGGTACGCAAAAAAGCTTTTAAGGTTCAGCGAGAAAATAGCTGTAAAATATTCCGACATTGTGATTGGCGACAACAAAGGGATTACTGACTACATAAAATCTGAATATTCAAAAATCGTAAAAAACAAGAGAGTTGAGCTGATTGCGTATGGCGGCGACCAGGTTTCGCACGTTTTGGACGATTCTTTGTTTGAAAAATATCCGTTTTGCCGCGAGCCTTATGCGGTTACTGTCTGCCGGATTGAGCCTGAAAACAATGTCCATGTGATTCTTGAGGCATTTTCAAAAATGCCGGACGAAACGCTTGTTTTTGTGGGCAACTGGGAAAAGTCGGAGTATGGCCGTAACTTAAAAGAAAAATTCAGCGCATGCAAAAATATTCACTTGCTTGCCCCGATTTATGAGCCTCACACCGTGAACTGGCTTCGCTCAAATGCCAATGTATATATTCACGGACACAGCGCAGGCGGAACAAATCCTTCTCTTGTAGAGGCGATGAATCTTTCTCTTCCTATTCTTGCGTTTGACTGCGTTTATAACCGCGCCACAACCGAGGAAAAATGCCTTTACTGGAAAACTTATGATGACTTACAGAATCTGATGAAAAAACTTTGTCATTCCGAACTCGATTCGGAATCTCTTTGTGAAAAAATCGCGCGCGAAATGGGCGAGGCTGGGAAACGCCTTTA
The sequence above is drawn from the uncultured Treponema sp. genome and encodes:
- a CDS encoding DUF262 domain-containing protein, giving the protein MSYSAEQKTIRDLFNSQLYRIPRNQRQYVWNEDNWEDLYLDVEYATNNKLNHFIGSIVLLKDKEKIAGLPQFTVIDGQQRICTLSIFLSAIMFSMKKYLLENDYFGTEKYLYATDDKNELHNIFSSSYHIGLEKILSGLKDLPFSKGNQILPFINTNVIDKKRDKCIIDAFNFFCKKIDNFIEIHENNPESITLLRDSIINIEYVRIEATTEEDSYTIFEILNARGQNLADHELLKNYVMRYIQPKEKVDSVKQDWESMEKNLGQGINKYLLHYLIHKYKIDDKDRRDSYKAIKKFVKVKEIDKFYKDFILKAVYYLKIYSPILNDSEGNAICSKLEFDIFQFFRAKKQEQFRPVILSLMHQKDLGNLSNSDYEKSLCFIKKFFICYTLIGKEKSNTITSLVANYAYRLETEYSLEVLNEFYESFKQRIPNKEWFKKVFSAIGYSNHFKFYMDKKEIEKTKLVLEIYEKYLGNKNIEAFTIEHILPDAECEENANIGNLLPLEYKLNEKCGILPLKDKINFYKQSEFKSVRKFVERYENEPEKFSIEKRREFLSEDFYKMISE
- a CDS encoding Txe/YoeB family addiction module toxin gives rise to the protein MIEIVAFYKTAYDDYNKWEETDKKLFKRIKELIKDISRNPFEGIGKPEPLKHELSGYWSRRINDEHRLVYKVTENTIYIVSCREHYK
- a CDS encoding putative toxin-antitoxin system toxin component, PIN family, whose amino-acid sequence is MKYYAVIDTNVIVSALLSKNEDSATVKTVFKIFDKTIIPVFSNEIIAEYSEVLSRGKFKNKFSPKNVHKVIKMILDNGIELSGIQTEEKPSDPKDVIFYEVTMDSRQTADTFLITGNIKDFPIKPFVITPKEMMEIMEKDKNEKK
- a CDS encoding type II toxin-antitoxin system RelB/DinJ family antitoxin yields the protein MASTLVQIRVDEDLKNEATSIFEQLGLDLPTAFRIFLKKSVEERGIPFSMRMERKVSLKEGKKAFMQLRKEAKKNGLQEMALDEINAEIRAYRDGK
- a CDS encoding DUF1972 domain-containing protein: MPESNISSKNPKKLRVAVIGTVGVPACYGGFESLVDNLLDFTPPNVEYTVFCSGRKYEKRLESYKDAKLVYLEMDANGKDSIFYDFKSMKLSVAAKADIMLVLGVSGCIFLPYIRRIFKGKIITNIDGLEWRRDKWKWYAKKLLRFSEKIAVKYSDIVIGDNKGITDYIKSEYSKIVKNKRVELIAYGGDQVSHVLDDSLFEKYPFCREPYAVTVCRIEPENNVHVILEAFSKMPDETLVFVGNWEKSEYGRNLKEKFSACKNIHLLAPIYEPHTVNWLRSNANVYIHGHSAGGTNPSLVEAMNLSLPILAFDCVYNRATTEEKCLYWKTYDDLQNLMKKLCHSELDSESLCEKIAREMGEAGKRLYSWEKIAWQYNELY